A section of the Desertifilum tharense IPPAS B-1220 genome encodes:
- a CDS encoding phycobiliprotein lyase, translated as MDITEFFQQSSGKWFSQRTAHHLAFKQTESGQSNIEIAMLEANDPAIAKLCEQYQIDPALALCGARVSWNGTMDWDEEKHSGSTVLVPVADPDKPNEGKLLREVGYAEKVPVAGRYVMGDDGALTLITDYETMYSEERLWFASPNLRLRTSILKRFGGFSMASLCSEIRMGVTAPPQS; from the coding sequence ATGGATATTACGGAGTTTTTTCAACAAAGTTCGGGTAAGTGGTTTTCTCAGCGAACTGCTCACCACCTCGCCTTTAAACAAACAGAGTCGGGTCAATCGAATATTGAAATTGCCATGCTAGAGGCAAACGATCCCGCCATTGCCAAACTCTGCGAACAATATCAAATCGATCCGGCTTTGGCTTTATGTGGCGCTCGCGTTTCGTGGAATGGCACGATGGACTGGGATGAAGAAAAGCATAGTGGTTCTACTGTTCTAGTTCCTGTGGCCGATCCAGACAAGCCGAATGAGGGGAAACTACTACGCGAAGTGGGTTATGCCGAAAAGGTCCCCGTCGCTGGACGTTACGTGATGGGTGACGATGGTGCCTTAACCCTGATCACGGACTACGAAACCATGTATTCTGAGGAACGCTTGTGGTTTGCTAGCCCCAATTTGCGATTGAGAACGAGCATCCTGAAGCGGTTTGGCGGCTTTAGTATGGCGTCGCTGTGTTCGGAAATTCGCATGGGGGTAACGGCTCCACCCCAATCCTAA
- a CDS encoding HHL1-like protein, whose product MPAKTGFGKPQPQKNSSNTARRVKAEKQYEKMSSKGMPEFAIFARIKDKKNWYPVGSLTVNRSNQINQAIFANLEDLRQGAFRLYPILRKNQQNLEYGYKLKGEEFADEPIQLAVPPQPGAGNLIQNTVANVTNAVSGLFKRK is encoded by the coding sequence ATGCCCGCTAAAACAGGATTTGGGAAACCGCAACCCCAGAAAAACAGCAGCAACACGGCTCGACGCGTCAAAGCGGAAAAGCAATATGAAAAAATGTCCTCTAAAGGGATGCCAGAGTTTGCGATTTTTGCTCGGATCAAAGATAAAAAAAACTGGTACCCCGTTGGCTCTCTCACGGTGAATCGCAGCAATCAAATTAACCAAGCGATTTTCGCCAACTTAGAAGACTTGCGCCAAGGTGCTTTTCGCCTGTATCCCATTCTGCGGAAAAACCAGCAAAACCTAGAGTACGGCTACAAACTCAAAGGCGAAGAGTTTGCAGACGAACCCATCCAGCTTGCTGTCCCCCCGCAACCCGGTGCAGGGAATTTAATTCAAAACACCGTTGCAAACGTCACTAATGCAGTTTCTGGTCTATTTAAACGCAAATAA
- a CDS encoding ParA family protein: protein MGYIISTVNMKGGVGKTTLTVNLATSLAKHYNKRVLVIDLDTQISATLSLMQPSHFAKLRKERRTCRQLIAKAINPLVQSNYAIQDLIQPYICAVKGLDLLPGDIDMYDEFSVSEMMYEKAAYHEGANQSPRTGPTNFEQVWNNFERVLIRGILSPVISEYDFIILDCAPGYNLLTRSALTASDFYMLPAKPEPLSLIGIQLLERRLARLREVHKDTNPLNIEMLGIVFTMAGGLMNRYYRQVMNRVTEDYSAAKIFSTRIPADVNVSKAVDSGMPVVLAHPGSAGGRAFQRLTQETLHKLELIAGKKEQKVKVNLAELE from the coding sequence ATGGGATACATTATTTCCACTGTCAATATGAAAGGTGGCGTTGGGAAAACGACGCTAACCGTCAATCTCGCAACTTCGCTCGCCAAGCATTACAATAAGCGGGTTCTCGTCATAGACCTAGACACGCAAATTAGTGCAACGCTGAGTTTAATGCAGCCATCTCACTTTGCCAAACTCCGCAAAGAACGGCGTACCTGTCGCCAGCTCATCGCCAAAGCTATTAACCCGCTGGTTCAGTCTAACTATGCAATTCAAGACTTGATTCAGCCGTACATTTGTGCTGTCAAAGGGTTAGATTTATTACCCGGAGACATCGATATGTACGATGAATTTTCAGTCTCAGAAATGATGTACGAAAAAGCCGCCTATCACGAAGGCGCAAATCAATCTCCTCGCACTGGTCCCACCAATTTTGAGCAGGTTTGGAATAACTTTGAGCGCGTTCTAATTCGGGGGATTTTAAGCCCTGTAATTTCCGAATATGATTTCATTATCTTGGATTGCGCTCCCGGTTATAATCTTCTCACCCGCAGCGCTCTCACGGCTAGCGACTTTTATATGCTTCCGGCTAAACCCGAACCCCTATCGCTGATTGGGATTCAGTTGCTTGAAAGACGGTTAGCCCGATTGCGAGAAGTCCATAAAGATACGAATCCTTTGAACATTGAAATGTTGGGAATTGTCTTTACAATGGCAGGCGGATTGATGAATCGCTACTACCGCCAAGTCATGAATCGCGTCACGGAAGATTATAGCGCTGCCAAAATTTTTAGCACGCGCATTCCCGCCGATGTCAATGTCTCGAAAGCAGTAGATAGCGGAATGCCTGTTGTTTTAGCACATCCCGGTTCAGCAGGGGGAAGAGCCTTTCAACGTTTAACTCAAGAAACGCTACACAAACTTGAACTGATTGCAGGTAAAAAGGAGCAAAAAGTTAAAGTGAATCTTGCAGAGTTGGAGTAA